The sequence AGTGGGCGCTAACCCTAAATTAGAGCATGAGCTTAGAAAAGAATTAACTTTAATGGGGATTAAACGAGGGAAGCTGCAATTTTCCCTGCCAGGAATTGAACAAATCCAAGATGAACTTACAGATAAATTTTCTTCTTCAATCACATGGGTAGGGGTCAGCTTGAATGGTACGACCTACCAATTTGAAGTGGTTGAGAAAAAAATAGCCGAAAAGCCGGAATTCGTTAGCCCTAGACATTTAGTAGCGAAGAAAAAAGCGGTCATTTATGATTATTATGTGGAACAAGGACAACCTATTATAAAAATAAATGATTTTGTGAGGCCAGGGCAGCTGCTAGTTTCAGGCGTAATTGGCAAAGAAGGAAAGACAGAGATTATTGCGGCAAAAGGGAAAGTTTTTGGTGAAATTTGGTACAAGTCTCATATCGCTGTACCGCTTGAAACGACCTTTACTGTTTTAACAGGGAACAGTATTACAAAGCATTCCTTAGGAATTTTTCGCATAAACATTCCAATCTGGGGTTTTGAAAAGATTGAATATGCAAATTACAAGACTGAAACTGTCGATAAAGAGATTAAATTTCTTAAATGGAATTTACCGCTTGTTTATCGCAAGCAAATTATTAGGGAAGAAGAAGAACATGTTAGAAAATATGATAAACAAACGGCAATTGCGATTGCGAAAAAAACAGCGCGAACTTCATTAAAAGCAAAATTAGGGGAAGAAGCTGTTATAAAAGGAGAAAATGTTTTGCACCAATCAGTGGACCATGGTAAAGTTAAATTAATGATACACTACCAAGTAATCGAAGATATCGCATTACCACAACCTATTATCCAAGGAGACTAAATAATGCAAGAGAATGTAAAAACGATCAATTTACAATTACAGACTTTAAATGAAGCACTATCTTTATTTGGGACTGAAGATCGGAATTTAAAAATGATGGAAGAAAAGCTTCAGCTTTCAATTGTCACAAGAGGTGAATCTGTGAATGTGTCTGGCAATCCTGAAGCTCTCCAGCTTGCAGAAATGGTTTTGCTTGCTCTGTTGAAGGTCATTAGGAAAGGTGCCAGTATTTCAGAACGTGATGTAGTGTATGCAATTGAATTAGCCCAAAAAGGCATTATAGACGAATTTGAAGAATTATATGAACAAGAAATTACGAAAAATGCGAAAGGCAAATCAATCCGTGTCAAAACATTAGGTCAAAGAAAATATGTTTCATCTATAAAAGCGGATGACTTAGTATTCGGAATTGGTCCTGCTGGTACTGGGAAAACGTATATTGCCGTCGTTATGGCTGTTGCTGCATTAAAAGGGGGCCGCATTAAACGGATTATCTTGACAAGACCTGCGGTCGAAGCGGGTGAGAGTCTTGGCTTTTTACCTGGTGATTTAAAAGAAAAGGTTGATCCTTATTTACGTCCTTTATATGATGCCTTACATGATGTTTTAGGTACAGACCAAGTGGCAAGGTTAATCGAAAGAGGAACAATTGAAATTGCCCCGTTAGCTTATATGCGTGGTCGAACATTAGACGATTCATTCGTTATCTTGGATGAAGCGCAAAATACAACACCAGAACAAATGAAAATGTTTTTAACTAGATTAGGCTTTGGTTCTAAGATGGTCATTACGGGTGACATTACCCAAGTAGATCTTCCAAAAGGAGTGAAATCAGGCTTAAGTATTGCAAGAGAGATATTGAAAGATATTTCAGGAATATCTTTCATTTATTTGGAGCAATCCGATGTTGTTCGCCATCCATTAGTACAAAAAATTATAAGTGCATACGAGGGCCTAAAATAAAATATAAGAGGGCTGTCTCACCAGTGTCTGGCATCACACGAAAACATCACAACTGCACTAGTTGTATACGATGCCCGATACTTATGAGACAGCCCTTTTCTAACAAATGCTTTTTAAATGTAGAGGAGAACGACCATGAATACATTTAATCAATTGTTTAAACAAATAAAAAATCATAAGTTTATACCAGTGTTATTATTTATAACAATTGCCGCAATTTTATATGTGTCAATGTATTCGAATATTCGCCCAGAAAAAGTAGACCTTCGCCTTTTTTCAGTTGCTAAGAAAGATATCCTCTCCCCGATAACGATAGAGGATATTGAAGCAACCGAGGAAAAAAAGCAAGAAGCTGTTTTAGAAGTAGATGACCAGTATATTTTAAAAGCGGATTATGCAGAAAACCGTGTAGAAATCATTTTGGCTATTTTTGACGCAGTGAGTGCAGTTAAATCTGAGAAAGTTGATGATAGTCAAAATCCAGCCATTATAGAGGAAAGCATTCCACTAGAGAAAAAAGTAGATTTACTTAAGGAAATGATTCCACTAGAACTTCAAGGTCAGCTTTCTGACAAAAACTTAGAAACGTTGCTAACGGTCTCACCAGGACTGTTAGATAGTGCTAAAGGTACAACGACTACGTTGATAAAACAAATCATGGGGCAACCAATAAAGGTCGGCGAAGAGGACAGGCAGAAAGAAATTGTCTCAGAAGAAATCAATAAGGTGAATCTACCGGAAAATATAAAAAGCGTGATGGTCGCAATTGCCCAATATGCGATTATTCCTAATTATGTTTATGACATCAAGGGCACCGAAGCAAAGCGCCAAGCAGCAATGGATAAAGTAAATCCAGTAAAAATTAGAGCAGGTCAAGTTCTCGTAAAAGAAGGACAAGTGATTGACCGCGAGATGTTTAAACAATTAGCGCTTGTTGGTTTGTTAGAAGAACAAGTAAATCCAAACATATTTATTGGTTTGGCCCTTTTTGTATTCCTTTTAACTAGTATCGTAGCTTATTATGTAAAAGATGTCGGCTCAAAAGAACGGATTATGTATGTTTTAATCTTTGCATTAACTATTTTATTAATGAAGGGAATTAGTTTATTCCGGTTAGAAGTAGAAATAGGCTATATTTTTCCGGCAGCGATGGCCACAATGTTAATAAAGGTTCTGCTTAAAGAAAAATTAGCTGTTATTTCAAGTATCGTTTTTTCAATTTGCGGCAGTATTATTTTTAATGTAGAAATGCTCGGGAAATTTAATTTTTCCCTTGGTGTTTATTTTTTAATTAGTGGCATTGCTGGTATCATTTTTATTAGTGAACGCCATTATCGTTCGAAAATTTTAAAAGCAGGACTGTACGTGTCCGTCATTAATATGGTTGCCATTACGGGATTGTTTATGATTAGAAATGGTCATGTAACAAGCTTGGAAATTGGGACGTACTTGTTATTTGCATTTTTATCAGGCTTTATATCAGCTGTATTAACATTAGGATTAATGCCTGTTTTCGAAGCTTGGTTTGGCCTGTTATCAATGATTAAGCTAATCGAGTTATCAAGTCCCAATCATCCGTTATTACGAAAAATTTTACTTGAAACGCCTGGGACGTACCATCATAGCATTATGGTTGCCAACCTTTCCGAAGCAGCCTGTGAGACGATTGGTGCCAACGGTTTTTTAGCAAGAGTAGGGGCTTATTATCATGATATTGGCAAAACAAAGCGTCCCCATTTTTATATCGAAAACCAGATGAATATCGAAAATCCGCACGATACTATATCGCCGCAGTTAAGTAAAACAATTATAACGGCACACCCTTATGACGGGGCAGAACTGTTGCGGGAATATAAAATTCCGAAAGAAATTATTGATATCGCGGAACAGCATCATGGTACAACGCTATTAAAATATTTTTATTTTAAAGCGAAGGAGCAATCAGATGATATAATAGAGTCAGATTTCAGATATCCGGGGCCTAAAGCACAATCAAAAGAGGCTGTCATCGTTGGTCTTGCTGATAGTGTTGAGGCGGCAGTAAGGTCGCTATCAAACCCGACACCACAAAAAATTGAAAATTTAGTACGGAGTATATTAACGGATCGCCTTCAGGATGGTCAGTTTGATGAATGTGATATTACGCTTAAAGAGCTTGATTTGGCAGCAAAATCAATTTGTGAAACATTAAAGGGAGTTTTCCACTCAAGAATCGAGTATCCTGATGCGAAGCAAATGAAGAAAGAGAAGAAGGTGAGAGAAGCATGATTATAGATTTTATTGATGAACATCATTTTATAGAAGAAGAAGAGAAAGATGAAATTGAAAAATTATTAATATTTGCAGCAAAAAAGGAAAAGATTGACCGAGATGCAGAGCTTTCGATTACGTTTGTTGATAATGAAGAAATTCAAGAAATCAATCGCATTTACCGAGGAAAAGATCAGCCAACCGATGTCATTTCTTTTGCAATGGAAGAAATGGGTGAAGGGGAAATACCGATTCAGGGGGATGCTTTACCAACTATTCTCGGTGACATTATCATTTCTATCCCTAAAACAAAGGAGCAAGCAGAGGAATATAACCATAGTCTCATGAGAGAACTCGGCTTTTTAACAATCCATGGCTTTTTGCATTTGTTAGGTTATGATCATATGGAAAAAGAAGATGAAGAAATCATGTTTAGTAAACAAAAGGAAATTTTAGATGAATATGGCCTCCATCGTTAAAGAAATGAAGCGACTCCTAGCAAGTTTTTCGTATGCTACTCAGGGACTATTACACGTTATAAAAAAAGAACGAAATATGCAGATACATTTAACGATTGCATGCATCGTTCTTTTTTTCGCTTACTTTTTCTCTGTATCTAAGCTTGAATGGATTGTTATTCTCCTCTGCATCGGGATTATGCTTAGTCTTGAATCTCTCAACACAGCAATTGAACGAACAGTTGATTTATGCACGGAGGAAATCAAGCCCCTTGCCAAGCAGGCAAAGGATGTGGCAGCGGGAGCTGTTTTTGTTTTTGCGATTATATCTGTTATCATAGGATTAATTATTTTTTTAAAACC is a genomic window of Bacillus sp. (in: firmicutes) containing:
- the yqfD gene encoding sporulation protein YqfD, with amino-acid sequence MKNKWTNYFSGYVKIKVTGKLIEPFLNNCVRENVVIWDLKRQGTTTVTGYLKLEDIHKLRKIIRKSDCKLKFIGRIGLPFLIKKMITNSGFVLGIVAALMITILLSNTVWNIEVVGANPKLEHELRKELTLMGIKRGKLQFSLPGIEQIQDELTDKFSSSITWVGVSLNGTTYQFEVVEKKIAEKPEFVSPRHLVAKKKAVIYDYYVEQGQPIIKINDFVRPGQLLVSGVIGKEGKTEIIAAKGKVFGEIWYKSHIAVPLETTFTVLTGNSITKHSLGIFRINIPIWGFEKIEYANYKTETVDKEIKFLKWNLPLVYRKQIIREEEEHVRKYDKQTAIAIAKKTARTSLKAKLGEEAVIKGENVLHQSVDHGKVKLMIHYQVIEDIALPQPIIQGD
- a CDS encoding PhoH family protein gives rise to the protein MQENVKTINLQLQTLNEALSLFGTEDRNLKMMEEKLQLSIVTRGESVNVSGNPEALQLAEMVLLALLKVIRKGASISERDVVYAIELAQKGIIDEFEELYEQEITKNAKGKSIRVKTLGQRKYVSSIKADDLVFGIGPAGTGKTYIAVVMAVAALKGGRIKRIILTRPAVEAGESLGFLPGDLKEKVDPYLRPLYDALHDVLGTDQVARLIERGTIEIAPLAYMRGRTLDDSFVILDEAQNTTPEQMKMFLTRLGFGSKMVITGDITQVDLPKGVKSGLSIAREILKDISGISFIYLEQSDVVRHPLVQKIISAYEGLK
- a CDS encoding HD family phosphohydrolase; this translates as MNTFNQLFKQIKNHKFIPVLLFITIAAILYVSMYSNIRPEKVDLRLFSVAKKDILSPITIEDIEATEEKKQEAVLEVDDQYILKADYAENRVEIILAIFDAVSAVKSEKVDDSQNPAIIEESIPLEKKVDLLKEMIPLELQGQLSDKNLETLLTVSPGLLDSAKGTTTTLIKQIMGQPIKVGEEDRQKEIVSEEINKVNLPENIKSVMVAIAQYAIIPNYVYDIKGTEAKRQAAMDKVNPVKIRAGQVLVKEGQVIDREMFKQLALVGLLEEQVNPNIFIGLALFVFLLTSIVAYYVKDVGSKERIMYVLIFALTILLMKGISLFRLEVEIGYIFPAAMATMLIKVLLKEKLAVISSIVFSICGSIIFNVEMLGKFNFSLGVYFLISGIAGIIFISERHYRSKILKAGLYVSVINMVAITGLFMIRNGHVTSLEIGTYLLFAFLSGFISAVLTLGLMPVFEAWFGLLSMIKLIELSSPNHPLLRKILLETPGTYHHSIMVANLSEAACETIGANGFLARVGAYYHDIGKTKRPHFYIENQMNIENPHDTISPQLSKTIITAHPYDGAELLREYKIPKEIIDIAEQHHGTTLLKYFYFKAKEQSDDIIESDFRYPGPKAQSKEAVIVGLADSVEAAVRSLSNPTPQKIENLVRSILTDRLQDGQFDECDITLKELDLAAKSICETLKGVFHSRIEYPDAKQMKKEKKVREA
- the ybeY gene encoding rRNA maturation RNase YbeY — its product is MIIDFIDEHHFIEEEEKDEIEKLLIFAAKKEKIDRDAELSITFVDNEEIQEINRIYRGKDQPTDVISFAMEEMGEGEIPIQGDALPTILGDIIISIPKTKEQAEEYNHSLMRELGFLTIHGFLHLLGYDHMEKEDEEIMFSKQKEILDEYGLHR
- a CDS encoding diacylglycerol kinase family protein, producing the protein MNMASIVKEMKRLLASFSYATQGLLHVIKKERNMQIHLTIACIVLFFAYFFSVSKLEWIVILLCIGIMLSLESLNTAIERTVDLCTEEIKPLAKQAKDVAAGAVFVFAIISVIIGLIIFLKPLLIFLNFV